The Morococcus cerebrosus sequence CTGCGGATTTCTTCAAAAAAGAGTTCGACGATTTCTTTGGCATCGTTTTTGGTTACATTGCTGACTTTATCTACCAAAATATCGGCCAATTCGGCTTTAGTTAATGTCATATTATTACCTTCTGTTGTAACAGGTGCAGATTATTACCAATTTCTATTTAAAATTCAAGCGAATATTTATTTTTTAGCTGCGAAGTTGCGCTCCCGCAGCAGTTGCCGCGTCAATCAGTTTTCCGATAACCGGCTCGACTGTTTCATCCGTCAGCGTGTTTTCCATATCCTGCAAAATTACTTTGACCGCCATGCTTTTCATCCCTTCAGGCAGGCCCGTACCGCGATACACGTCAAACACGCTGATTTCCTGTACCAACTTGTTTGCCGCGCCGTTCAAGGCGGCCAACAAATCATCATGAGTCATGGTTTCAGGCATCACAAACGCTAAATCCCTGCGCACCGGCTGGAATTTTGATACTGCCTGATAGCGCGTTTTTTTACGTTCCAACACGGCTGCCATGTCGATTTCAAATACCAGCGGCGCTTGCGGCAAGTCGTATTTTTGCAGCCATTTCGGATGCAATTCGCCGACAAAGCCGATGACCTGGCCGTCTGAAACGATATTGGCGGCGCGGCCGGGATGCAGGGCTGGATGTTCGGTTTTGACGAACTCAACTGCTTTGTTTTCCAACAGATTTTCCACATCTGCTTTGATGTCGTAAAAGTCCGCGTTGCGCGTTTTCTCGCCCCATTGTTCGGGCATCGCCGCGCCGTACCACAGGCCGCCGATGCGTTCGTTTTGTACAAACTGGCCGTCTGAACCTTTACTGAACACGCGGGCAATTTCAAACACACGCACACGGTTTTGTTTGCGGTTCAGATTGTTTTGCAGAATTTCCACCAAGCCGCCGATAAGCGTGGAACGCATCACGGCATACTGCGCCGCCAGCGGATTTTGTAGGCGGATGGGGTTGGCGTTGGCGGCAAAGTCGTGTTCCCACTGCTCGTCAACAAAGGCATAGCTGACCACTTCGCGGTAGCCGCGCGCCGCCATTTCGTTATAAACGGTAAAACGCGGACGGCGGGTTTCGGGCAGCGCCAGCATTTTCAGACGACCTGACGTGTAATCGTCGGGGATATTTTCATAACCGTAAACGCGGCCGATTTCTTCAATCAAATCAGCTTCGATTTCGATGTCGAAACGGAAGCTCGGCGCGGTAACGCGGAAGCCTTCCGCTGTTTTTTCAGGCTGCAAGCCCAAGTGCTGCAAAATGGTTTCCACCTGTTCGGCAGGAATGTCCACGCCCAATACGGTTTTCAGACGGCCCAAACGCAATTCGACCTGCTTGGCTTCGGGCAATTCACCCTGCGCTTCCACCATTTCTCCAGCCGCGCCGCCGCAGATTTGCAAAACCAATTCGGTAGCGCGTTCGATGGCATCGGCCTGCAAACGGTAATCCACGCCGCGCTCAAAGCGGAACGACGAATCCGAACCAAAACCATATTGGCGCGATTTGCCGGCGATGATTTCAGGCGCAAACCAAGCCGCTTCCAGCACGATATTTTGCGTGTCGTCTGAAACCGCGCTTGCCGCACCGCCCATCAGGCCTGCCAAGCTCAACGCGCCTTTTTCATCGGCCACTACCAGCGTGTTTTCAGACAGGGAGACGGTTTTCTCGTTCAGGCATTCCAGAGTTTCACCTTCGCGCGCGCGGCGGATGTGCAGGCTGCCTGAAAGTTTTTCGGCATCAAAAACATGCATCGGCTGACCGATTTCCAGCATCACATAATTACCAATGTCCACCAGCGCGGAGATACTGCGGATGCCGCTGCGCGCCAAACGCTGCTTCATCCAATCCGGCGTAGCGGCGCGCGCGTTCACGTTTTCAACCACGCGGCTGATAAAGCGGCCACAATCAGCAGGCGCATCAATCTGCACGGGCTGTTTGCGGCTACCCGCGATTGGCGCGGCATGGATTGCAGGCTGCTTGAACGCGCAACCCGTCAACGCGGACACTTCACGCGCAATGCCTTTGATGCTCAGGCAGTCGGCACGGTTCGGCGTGATTTTCAGCGTGAACACCGTATCATCCAAATCCAGATATTCACGGATGTTTGCACCGACAGGAGCGTCTTGCGGCAGAATGTGCAAGCCGTTCACGCCGTCATCGGGCAGACCAAGTTCATCGGTGGAACATAACATCCCATTCGACACCACGCCCCGCATCTTGGTCGGCTTGATTTTGAAATTGCCCGGCAACACCGCACCCGGCAACGAACACGGCACTTTGATGCCCGCTTTTACATTCGGCGCACCGCACACAATCTGCACCAACTCACCCGTACCCACATCGACTTGGGTAACATTCAAACGGTCGGCATCAGGATGTTTTTCAACGGATTTCACTTCGGCAATCACCACGCCCGTAAACGCAGGTGCGGCAGTCTCGGCTTCTTCCACTTCCAAGCCGGACATAGTTAACAAATGTTCCAGCTTATCGGCGGAAAGTTCGGTATCGGCTTGGGTTTTCAGCCATGAGTAGGAGAATTGCATGTTTTTCCTAAAGATTAAATTTGATTGGACAACTTAAGGGTAACCGAGTGTAAATTACATTACACATTTTTCCATAAAGCAGTCTAAAAATTCTTCATTGACGGCTTTATTTGTCAATTTCCGGCGAATGCACAAGGAATACAACTCTTCAACTGCGGAATAAGGAAAATATTGGGTATCTAAATTTTTAAACATCGGAACATTCGCTTCTTTAAAAACTTTATCCCTATCTTCATCAGGAGCAACGATAACCCAGCGCGTATTAGCATATGGTGGCAACAGGTCTTTCAACTGCTTCATCCGTGCAAGGCCGGAACGTACACCCGTACTATGTTCCACCTCCATCACCGCCGGCATCAGTTTTCCATTCCTGAACCAGATGCAATCAATATGCATTGCGGCCTGAACCGCGCCGTCAAACGAACTGATAAGTTTCTCGCTTTCTATCTTTTGTACGATACCGTCCAAATCGGCAATTTTCTTATCCCCATAACTAATACCTTGGTCGTTTCTCGCAATCCACGTCCTGAAACCAAGTTGAAAACCTATTGCTGAAAGGGCAATCTGTATTTGCACGTGGCGGCGTTTTACATCTATATCTATTTCTGAATGGGTTGAAGGAAGGGATAAAGCATCGTAAACCACATTGTTGGAGGGGATTTCCGAAATAACGACATCTGTCTCATATTCCTTCATTACGCCTTTTTCATGCGGCCTATCGGGAAGCCAAATAATGTGCTTGTGCCCTTCCACCACCTCGCTTTTATTCAGACCCGGTTGTATCCGCTGCAATTTGCACCAGTAAATTTCGGGTGTATGGGCAAGCAATGCCTCCAGTGCGGAACGAAAGTTATAACTTGCGCCAAACACCCTGTCCACATTGACAGGCTCCCCCGTGGACAACGCATCTGCCAACCGCCAAATTGCTTGTTTCGATATCGAAGTTTCCGTATCTCCCCTTTTAATCTTAATCGGACCTTCCGGTTTTTCAACATGGACGATTTGTATGGTATGCGTATTTGAGCTGTTCACATAGTTATAATTGACATTCTTTTTCAAGCTATCAATCGCACTGACCAAATTAGCAGCCGTCAGTTTTTGTCCGCTCATAGTGATTCTCCAAATAAGATTTTAGTGTCATCGCTATCCCTTTTGCTGCCAAAAACGGTACACCGTTGCCTATAGTTTTGAACATATTGCTCAATGTCATGTTATCAGGCAGCTCAAACTCCTTCGGCAAAGACTGTATTGCCAATGCCTCCGCAGCGGAAATCCTTCTTGGCAGATAGGGATGAATGTGGACTTCGTTGTTTCCGTATGCGGCAGTCGGGGAATAACGCCAGCGGTGTAGGCGTTTATAGGACTTCTTTTTATCATCCCCTTCGCTTATGGTTTGGAATTTTTCTAAACCCGCTCTTGGTTGGAAGTGTTTGCTCGCATTCGGGTGCGTATCCACACCATTGCGATCGAACCAATACTGAACGGTCAACTCGGGGTATATGTTTGCAGGCTGACTGACCACTCTTCCTACTTCTTCTGTCGTAGGCCAATCTTTTTCCAAGGCATCAGGGAATGAAATATGAGCATCCCAATCAAACTTCTGCAAAGCATCGACATGCTGACTCAAAAAACCCACTAGGATAATCCTTTCCCTGTCTTGCGGTACGCCGTATTCGATGGCATTGATGAGTTTTTCAGTACATACATATCCAAAATCAGAAAGTTGCCGTTTCAACGCATTGAAAAACTCCCTATGCTTGGCAGTCCTATATAGTCCTTTCACATTCTCAAATACAAAAAAATCAGGCTGGTTTTTACAAATTAAATCCACATAACTTTGTGATAACTTACCATTCTCCCCATCCCTACCTTTATTTTTCCCTGCAATAGAAAAATCCGGACATGGGGGACCTCCGATAAATCCGACAATAATGCCATTTTGTTTTTCCTTTTTAACCCAGCCAGCCAAATCTTTTGCTTTCTCAGCATAAAGACATTCGTCAATACTACCCTCAAAATATCCGTATTTAGGCTTCGGGATATCCAT is a genomic window containing:
- a CDS encoding DNA cytosine methyltransferase — translated: MIFSFFSGAGFLDLGFELSGFDIAFVNEVHPPFLEAYKYSRSRMDIPKPKYGYFEGSIDECLYAEKAKDLAGWVKKEKQNGIIVGFIGGPPCPDFSIAGKNKGRDGENGKLSQSYVDLICKNQPDFFVFENVKGLYRTAKHREFFNALKRQLSDFGYVCTEKLINAIEYGVPQDRERIILVGFLSQHVDALQKFDWDAHISFPDALEKDWPTTEEVGRVVSQPANIYPELTVQYWFDRNGVDTHPNASKHFQPRAGLEKFQTISEGDDKKKSYKRLHRWRYSPTAAYGNNEVHIHPYLPRRISAAEALAIQSLPKEFELPDNMTLSNMFKTIGNGVPFLAAKGIAMTLKSYLENHYERTKTDGC
- the pheT gene encoding phenylalanine--tRNA ligase subunit beta, encoding MQFSYSWLKTQADTELSADKLEHLLTMSGLEVEEAETAAPAFTGVVIAEVKSVEKHPDADRLNVTQVDVGTGELVQIVCGAPNVKAGIKVPCSLPGAVLPGNFKIKPTKMRGVVSNGMLCSTDELGLPDDGVNGLHILPQDAPVGANIREYLDLDDTVFTLKITPNRADCLSIKGIAREVSALTGCAFKQPAIHAAPIAGSRKQPVQIDAPADCGRFISRVVENVNARAATPDWMKQRLARSGIRSISALVDIGNYVMLEIGQPMHVFDAEKLSGSLHIRRAREGETLECLNEKTVSLSENTLVVADEKGALSLAGLMGGAASAVSDDTQNIVLEAAWFAPEIIAGKSRQYGFGSDSSFRFERGVDYRLQADAIERATELVLQICGGAAGEMVEAQGELPEAKQVELRLGRLKTVLGVDIPAEQVETILQHLGLQPEKTAEGFRVTAPSFRFDIEIEADLIEEIGRVYGYENIPDDYTSGRLKMLALPETRRPRFTVYNEMAARGYREVVSYAFVDEQWEHDFAANANPIRLQNPLAAQYAVMRSTLIGGLVEILQNNLNRKQNRVRVFEIARVFSKGSDGQFVQNERIGGLWYGAAMPEQWGEKTRNADFYDIKADVENLLENKAVEFVKTEHPALHPGRAANIVSDGQVIGFVGELHPKWLQKYDLPQAPLVFEIDMAAVLERKKTRYQAVSKFQPVRRDLAFVMPETMTHDDLLAALNGAANKLVQEISVFDVYRGTGLPEGMKSMAVKVILQDMENTLTDETVEPVIGKLIDAATAAGAQLRS